A window of Chrysoperla carnea chromosome 3, inChrCarn1.1, whole genome shotgun sequence genomic DNA:
TAAAATTGGTGacataagtttttattatgtcaaaacatatataaaagaCACATAGTTTCTAGAAAAAGATACTTAAGTACTACTGTTTGCAGCCAGTagttaataagaataataatcgtaaaatcaacatttatttcTGAATTGTGTGCATCTGTTCTGAATCagccaataataattatttactttaaaaaaaaattttatattaaaataaataaataaataaataaaaacattcacaATAAATTAGAAGTTTccgttttgatgaaaaattattgtttttttttttttttttttttttttgtaagtggtTTTAGACAAATTTATCGGTTGTATGAAACAGTTTATGCTTTGCGGTTAGtttgttcttgtttttttgattcGCCGAAAATCATAacgttttataaatgaattttgaattataaaggGTGTTTCAGGATTTAACGGCACTCTTTTAAGTTGAGATGTGTCTTCAAACGCAAAATAACCCAAAAAGTTCACATTAGACATTGGAGTTTAAAGATAAACTCGTATTATCTGTTGTTAAAACTTCAACGATGGAATTCCTAAGCTCTTCTTGCTCGccaataaacatttaataagccGTACAATCCAATCAGCCCGTAGAAAATAACCTATTGGCGATTAATAgatctttttgtttatttgatgtTAGAGAACACATATCTAAAATATTGCCGAATAATTCTGAAACATTCTGTTTATTATAAAGAagatatcataataatattcgtACTGTACGAGGATGTTAAAATGTGTTTGTGTGTATATGACGTGTCTAATTAGGCACTTCGCCAGAATATACactctttaataattttaaatcacctTTGTACTTTAGTGCCAAATTGTGTTGATCATTCTCATTCAGTAGcactagataaataaataaattaaaaaaaaaatattttacgacaaattacagaatttattttacaattatctTCTCAAAATTATACGATAgcttaatttttagttttgtttatattttaaataatagataacTAAATATCCTGTATGTATCGAAATTTGccgataaaattttacaaaatcattgaaactaAAAGTatagtatttacaaaaaagtatgtacaaaaaagaaatttctcaAATGCCGGATTTTGATCTCGGTAACCCTTGCACAGGAGATACTAATTAACCACTATTTTTAATCgatattttttctaaactgCATTCGAATGGAATTGGCtatttcgttcttatccaagcgtagatagtgtgatcaatttaccgccccactAAGTATAATTCATCAGACTCACGCTGCCTAGATTCGAGCACATAACCTCCCACTCAGtagttaaacttataaaattaattgcgCCAAGGTAGCTCGTTCGGCCACTGAGCCGGTTACTATTATATAGACTGTTTTATTTCTTAGCTACACAGTTACAGAAAGTTATTTTCGTCAACTGAGAAATAAATAGAATGGACGAAAAGGGTCGCACTCAAATGAACAGCTTGTTTAGgaaaagaaacaaaaagttaaaagtaaatttattgaatttactcAGAAATTGATACTGACTAGTTATACAAATGAATACATCTTGTCTACAAAATGAcgaattaaaagtatttaaagtgGTTATAAGAGACGTTTGTAAAAGTTGTATAAACCTTGGCTTGAAttgatatttcaatattattaaaaacatgaaGGAAAAAGTTTTAGGCAtgtctgaataatcaaaattaaagctcttaaaaagtattaaaataaaaaaattatcaacctCGAAAAGTACCCAAACACGAGAAAGTAAGAAGgaaaaaacaaagataaaaaatatttgtataagtataaaagaaaaatttaatttcgatttagTTGAATCagcatttaaataaagtttaatctTTGACAAAACGAGAGAGAGAGgagtcataaaattttttttcaaaacaaaattgaaatgagTTTGTTTTACACCATCATTTTCTATCGAACATACAAATAGTATTTTATGTCTCTTAAGGCAATGCCGTCGTTttacatctctatatattataaatgcgaaagtaaggatgtttctttgtttgttacgttttcacgctaaaactagcgaatggttttttaatgaaactgtagagcaatatagctcatacttcagaaaacatgacctataatttataaagatatgttaaaaaataatataatttaatctgacttttactattttaaataatttatggttcaaaatgatgattataggatggagcagatctataatcatcattttgaaccataaattagtattctgtaaaaatttaaaatagtaaatgccaaaccactcatggccaacttttctgatatattccatgaattatgactatttcacattttacaaaattgaaaactgtgcaaatcaagagaggtggatgctataaagcggtgtttttttacttttaagcccagtgaaacgggcgagTATCAGGCTagtacacaaaaataatataaaagaacatattattatataagtaaatGGTGATTTTTACGGAAATGAACTTTGAATAAGAGAAAAATACTATGATGTGATGAGATGTGAgggttgtaaaataaaaacttgtgaatgcattttcttttttaaatacccACCCTATTTTACCACTTACTTATTTTCCATTcttgaatattatttctttagtttCAGTAATAGTACCTACTCTATGTGTTGAAATAAGTATGTATAGACGTCTGTTTTATACAATATCGTAATggtattcttttaaatttacttttttaatgggAATAACGAATTTAAAAACGAATAATCGCTTCAGGaggatttctttttatattttatttacataatacaagcattatatacttttatttttaaataagattaatttaatttattatgtttattattgtttctGATCAACCACCGATGCGGCAGTATTTTGTAGGTGTTTTTGTTTGgcatgaatttatattttatagcaaCGAAACGTAAATTCAATCCTTAGGGGATTGATTTTACAAGGAGAATGTATTTCTTACTCTAGAGATGATACTTCAAAGATAATCATTGTTTCAagcttacaaaataaatttccaatgtGACTTCTTATATGACAAGCAAGAGAGTCGTCAGCTAATGGATTAGAGAGGGGCATTATGATGGATACATAAAATGTTTAGTTGTaaagaatagaaaataaaagttaattcgAGGAATTTGCGAAATCGAAAAATGATAGGTAGCGCCGTAAACTTGATTTTTCTGGCGGATATTATAAATCggccaataaaattatttttgtatttggtaTTTGGTTATATTTTGTCGAGTCCAGTAATCCGTAACGGCACTTCTTTGATTCAACTCTCAAAACATGTACCAATACTTATTCCGTTCCTACCTTTGGTCTGGATGTAAGAAAGAGTCAATAAATTATCAGAGCTATAACTAAAAGAAATCAGTTGCATTTGTGTCCAGATTGACCGAAGAATTTAATGAAAGAAGCGAAATTAATTCATCCTGAGATGTTTGATGAAACTCgtgttttttaagatattgtCAAATGAATTTAAGACCCACTTAAGACCGCGTCTTCTTTATTTCTATTTGTCTTTACACTGCCCAGATTTTTAGTACTTATTATGAAATGATATTATTGACAATATAAGAGACACAACTGTCCATCTAGtgaaaaaaagataaatcaaattgaattaaatatggGCCATAAAATGGGTGTTTAACTTACAagctttttgttaattaattacagcgattttttctataataaattgaCTAAAATTCACGGAGAACAAATAAACATTTacttatatatttctttttctgTTGCAGATACGGTATGGACTTAAATGGAACGAGACGAAAAAATGCTACGCGAGAAACAACGAGTACATTAAAAGCATGGTTAAATGAACATAAGAAGAATCCATATCCAACCAAAGGTGAAAAGATTATGTTAGCAATAGTGACAAAAATGACACTAACTCAAGTTTCAACATGGTTTGCAAATGCAAGACGAAggctgaaaaaagaaaataaaatgacatGGGAACCAAGAAATCGTGTAGAAGATGAAGATAATAATAACGACGATGATGATCGGAAAAGTACTGATGGAAAGGATATATTAGGTAAGCTAGAAAACAATCGAGTGAAATATGTAGTCAAATATCACAACTGaactaatatataattgtttttctttatagATTCAAAAGATTCGGGTACAGCATCTAGTGAAGATGGTGATCGACCGCCACGAGGTGGCAGTGAATGGAGTGGATCACGACCTGATAGTCCTGAATTAATGTATGATCGACCACCACATCATCATCCTGCCTTCCTTCCTCCACAGGGTACATCACCGCCGAGATTATCGGCCCCCACATCTGCCGGAACGGGTAAACCTAGAATATGGTCACTGGCTGACATGGCTAGTAAAGAAAGTGAATCTTCACCACAAACAGTAGGATCCGCATTTTATTCCACAGCAGCTAGTCGTTTAGTACCACCACCAGGTTTCACCGCACGATTACCCCCACCTGGTATGCCACCATACGTACGTCCACATGATTTTTATAGAAGTATATATGGTGCAGCGCCAGGAGGTAGTACTGGCCCTCCAGATGTAGCCCTCTTAGAGAGCTATACACGTTCGTTAGGTGCAGCGGCTACATCGTCAGGAGGTCCTCCTCACCCATTTCAAATACAATTAGGACCAAGTGCACCATCACCGAGTGCATCATCATCTAGTGATGGTACAGATGGACCTTTAGCAGCAGCAAATAATAAACCAATAGCGTTAAATAAAGCTTGACCAAATCTACCAAATCGGGTGACAACATTGGCACATTGGCCATGAAAATTTCTACCTCCTGTGTGTTAgtgaattgtaaatattatatataaagaaaattcttaTTGTTTTGTTGTAAGATTGTGTGCgggatgaaaaatttttatttaaaatacaacaaagaaaaaaagaaactttaacAGAACCCTATACTTTTGTTGTGTATTGTACTTGTACAGTAAatgtgataaatatattttatttcgtggttcctttttatttaaaaatcataaaaaaattattaaaaaaacttgtaaaaaattgtactacttagttattttta
This region includes:
- the LOC123296848 gene encoding homeobox protein caupolican; its protein translation is MSHFGFRASPSSQQTTVPQPIRSSTPSSPPIPPTGASNNNNNTSTNNNMAVSSNIVPPPAAGSPQGTASNASQPPPSSANVPPTTPTRCCDSGRPIFTDPMTGQSVCSCQYDLLGYGRLAAAGIGIPAALSMYSAPYPEGMAPYFPALGADQAPFYTPGAAGLELKENLAAGATWPYPSMYHPYDAAFAGYPFNGYGMDLNGTRRKNATRETTSTLKAWLNEHKKNPYPTKGEKIMLAIVTKMTLTQVSTWFANARRRLKKENKMTWEPRNRVEDEDNNNDDDDRKSTDGKDILDSKDSGTASSEDGDRPPRGGSEWSGSRPDSPELMYDRPPHHHPAFLPPQGTSPPRLSAPTSAGTGKPRIWSLADMASKESESSPQTVGSAFYSTAASRLVPPPGFTARLPPPGMPPYVRPHDFYRSIYGAAPGGSTGPPDVALLESYTRSLGAAATSSGGPPHPFQIQLGPSAPSPSASSSSDGTDGPLAAANNKPIALNKA